Proteins from a single region of Candidatus Omnitrophota bacterium:
- a CDS encoding DUF3857 domain-containing protein, producing MLKKYTLLLLGVVLVFCACSCQKAEQVEENNIFKEKAKVFAERSKKYYEQAVESYKKALESGDDPEDIYYKLGSLYYDHGQYEKAADALRKTNSDFAKKLLAICFYKAGNNTDALSIFEKFEQDDDSEYLYYHGLTCEEHNLHTKALELYERITAEPFASKAQQRINDINALKEKITLEGLDSKIRDLILSAPSQEDFPQAGAVILLAEESIEVREDHSVYSEEHYLIKILNERGKRLGEIQVPYDSTYGKVEIEFARTIKPDGEVVSVGSKHIRDVSRYLNFPLYSNARVKIISMPEVTVGAVLEYKVKTFENKMVANDKLGASYFVQSAEPIQNAQFQISLPKGQELQTRIINQELNQQNFDFEPKITQGEKTTTYSWVFQNVDQIIPEPLMPPFSESAAAILMTTFKSWDEIYTWWWDLAKDKIKANEDIKEKVAELTKGLETPKEKAKAIYTFCARDIRYVGIEYGQAGYEPHQAAEIFSNKYGDCKDQAILLIAMLREAGIASYPVLIGTRDVPSLAEEFPSLLFNHCIAVAQIDGEYIFLDPTGEVVLFGDLPRGDQGRDVFVCFENEGRILTVPKFSYSHNKIEKSMRLVFDEKEKVSGSRRVNTTGFFDQMQRGWLRYTMPILVKESLQEKIQGIVPGSVLISYDVENLGEMKNDIILSYLFSGSDFLLRAGKSIRVIPQLTKIDLEIVSKPSRVYAIDLIVPQQEENIFEIVLPSNYRIKSLPDSVISETPWYRYENIYQKENNKIIFKESNIVKIDRIDPSDYVSYKESLEDLSTKVRQSIVLEK from the coding sequence ATGCTTAAGAAATACACATTGCTCCTTTTAGGGGTTGTTTTAGTTTTTTGTGCGTGCTCTTGTCAGAAGGCTGAGCAGGTAGAAGAAAACAATATATTTAAAGAAAAGGCAAAAGTTTTTGCTGAAAGGTCTAAGAAGTATTATGAGCAGGCTGTTGAAAGTTATAAGAAAGCCCTTGAGTCTGGCGATGACCCTGAGGACATTTATTACAAATTAGGTTCTTTGTATTATGATCATGGTCAATATGAAAAAGCGGCGGATGCGTTGAGGAAAACTAATTCCGATTTTGCGAAGAAATTGTTGGCTATTTGTTTTTATAAAGCAGGAAACAACACAGATGCCTTGTCTATTTTTGAGAAATTTGAACAAGATGATGATAGTGAATATCTTTATTATCATGGTTTGACATGTGAAGAGCATAATTTGCACACAAAGGCTTTAGAGCTATACGAAAGAATTACTGCTGAACCTTTTGCGTCAAAAGCACAGCAGCGTATTAATGATATTAATGCGTTAAAAGAAAAGATAACGCTTGAAGGCCTTGATTCAAAAATTCGTGATTTGATTCTTAGTGCACCGTCACAAGAAGATTTTCCGCAGGCCGGGGCTGTTATTTTGCTTGCTGAAGAAAGTATAGAGGTTCGTGAAGATCACTCTGTTTATTCCGAGGAACATTATTTGATTAAAATTCTTAACGAGCGAGGTAAGCGACTTGGGGAGATTCAAGTTCCGTATGATTCAACTTATGGAAAAGTTGAGATTGAGTTTGCGCGCACTATCAAGCCAGATGGTGAAGTTGTTTCCGTTGGTTCGAAGCATATCCGAGATGTTTCGCGATATCTTAATTTTCCGCTTTATAGCAATGCCCGTGTAAAAATTATTTCTATGCCAGAGGTTACTGTTGGCGCTGTTTTAGAATATAAGGTAAAGACTTTTGAAAACAAAATGGTTGCTAATGACAAGCTTGGTGCATCGTATTTTGTTCAGAGCGCAGAACCGATTCAAAATGCTCAATTCCAGATCAGTTTGCCTAAAGGCCAAGAACTGCAAACACGTATCATTAACCAGGAATTGAATCAACAAAATTTTGATTTTGAGCCTAAAATTACGCAAGGGGAGAAAACAACAACGTATTCTTGGGTTTTTCAAAATGTCGATCAAATTATTCCTGAGCCTTTGATGCCTCCTTTTTCTGAGTCGGCAGCAGCAATTTTGATGACGACATTTAAAAGTTGGGATGAAATTTATACCTGGTGGTGGGATTTGGCAAAAGATAAAATAAAGGCTAATGAAGACATCAAGGAGAAAGTAGCAGAGCTTACAAAAGGGCTTGAGACACCGAAAGAAAAAGCGAAAGCGATCTATACTTTTTGTGCGCGAGATATTCGCTATGTTGGTATTGAATATGGACAGGCCGGATACGAGCCTCATCAGGCAGCAGAAATCTTTTCTAATAAGTATGGAGATTGTAAAGATCAAGCCATTTTGCTTATTGCCATGCTTCGAGAAGCTGGCATTGCCTCTTATCCTGTTTTGATCGGGACGCGAGATGTTCCAAGTTTGGCAGAAGAGTTTCCGTCACTTCTTTTTAATCACTGCATTGCTGTGGCACAAATTGACGGGGAGTATATTTTTCTTGATCCGACGGGAGAAGTTGTTTTGTTTGGGGATCTTCCGCGTGGTGATCAGGGAAGAGACGTTTTTGTTTGTTTCGAAAACGAAGGTCGTATCTTAACTGTTCCAAAGTTTTCCTATTCGCATAATAAAATTGAGAAGTCTATGCGCCTTGTCTTTGATGAAAAAGAAAAAGTATCTGGATCTCGTCGCGTTAATACAACAGGATTTTTTGATCAGATGCAAAGAGGATGGTTACGCTATACGATGCCAATTTTGGTCAAAGAGTCTTTGCAGGAGAAGATTCAGGGAATTGTTCCAGGCTCGGTGCTTATATCTTATGATGTTGAGAATTTAGGTGAGATGAAAAACGATATTATTTTATCTTATCTTTTTTCAGGATCAGATTTCCTTTTGAGAGCAGGAAAATCGATACGCGTTATTCCACAATTAACAAAGATTGATTTAGAGATTGTTTCAAAGCCAAGTCGAGTGTATGCCATTGATCTTATTGTTCCGCAGCAAGAAGAAAATATATTTGAGATTGTTTTGCCGAGCAATTATCGGATTAAATCTCTTCCAGATTCCGTGATTAGCGAAACACCGTGGTATCGTTATGAGAATATTTATCAGAAAGAAAATAATAAGATTATTTTTAAGGAAAGCAATATTGTGAAGATAGATCGTATTGATCCTTCTGATTATGTGTCTTACAAAGAAAGCTTAGAAGATCTTTCGACGAAAGTTCGTCAAAGTATTGTTTTGGAGAAATAA
- a CDS encoding endonuclease III — translation MVQLSDKKRIDKIVCLLRKAVKNLSEPSVTLVGKKWNDPFLVLVSCILSLRTKDETTLLASQRLFELAMNPKAMLTLSVLQIEKAIYPVGFYKTKARNIKGMCKDILEKFGGRVPDEIEDLLTLKGVGRKTANLVLTEGYGKLGICVDTHVHRISNRLGYIKTKNPEQTEMALRKKLPKKFWIEYNALLVTWGQNVCRPISPRCTECAISELCSKKSVTTKR, via the coding sequence ATGGTTCAGCTGTCAGATAAAAAACGTATTGATAAGATTGTTTGTTTGCTTCGCAAGGCTGTTAAGAATTTGAGTGAACCGTCTGTGACCCTTGTAGGCAAGAAATGGAATGACCCATTTTTAGTTCTTGTTTCTTGTATTTTAAGTTTACGAACAAAAGACGAGACAACGCTTTTAGCATCTCAAAGGTTGTTCGAATTAGCCATGAATCCTAAGGCGATGTTGACGCTGTCGGTTTTGCAGATTGAAAAGGCCATTTATCCGGTTGGATTTTATAAAACAAAGGCACGCAACATTAAGGGGATGTGTAAGGATATTCTAGAGAAGTTTGGCGGCAGGGTGCCGGATGAAATTGAGGACTTGCTTACCCTCAAAGGAGTCGGAAGAAAAACTGCTAATCTGGTTTTAACGGAAGGGTATGGTAAGCTCGGTATCTGTGTTGATACCCATGTTCACCGAATATCAAATCGACTAGGATATATAAAAACAAAGAATCCAGAGCAGACAGAAATGGCTTTAAGAAAAAAATTGCCAAAAAAGTTTTGGATAGAGTATAATGCGCTGCTTGTCACGTGGGGACAAAATGTGTGTCGGCCAATATCGCCAAGATGTACTGAATGCGCGATTTCAGAATTGTGCTCAAAGAAAAGCGTGACAACGAAAAGATAA
- a CDS encoding Nramp family divalent metal transporter, with the protein MKIIERIKNTKMVRNFFIFLAIMGPGIITANVDNDAGGIATYSLAGAHFGYTLLWSLIPIMIALIIIQEMCARMAVATGKGLADLIRENFGVKITFHLMWILLVVNLLNVMAEFAGVAASLEIFHVNKLISVPLAALFVWMLVVKGTYKSVEKIFLTACLFYVTYVFSGFIAKPEWTEVLKQTIAPEFTFDFKYSVMLVGIIGTTIAPWMQFYLQSSIVDKGVSVEEYKHVRMDVVGGSIIAPVVAFFIVVACAATLFKAGITIESAKDAAMALEPLAGQNAKWLFAFGLFNASIFAASVLPLSTAYCICEGMGWDTGVDKRFEEAPQFFGLYTALIIIGAGVVLIPNFPLLKIMYFSQVGNGILLPFILIFMLLLINDKKLMGDFINNRFLNIITWITVVLIIVLTVLMVVFSLLNPGQLI; encoded by the coding sequence ATGAAGATTATTGAGCGGATAAAAAACACAAAAATGGTCAGGAACTTTTTTATATTCTTGGCGATTATGGGGCCAGGAATTATAACGGCAAATGTCGATAATGATGCGGGTGGTATTGCGACTTATTCTTTGGCAGGAGCTCATTTTGGCTATACGCTTTTGTGGTCGCTTATTCCGATTATGATTGCTTTGATTATTATTCAGGAAATGTGTGCGCGCATGGCTGTTGCGACAGGCAAGGGCTTGGCTGATCTTATTCGCGAAAATTTTGGCGTTAAGATTACGTTTCATTTGATGTGGATCTTGCTCGTGGTTAATCTTTTAAACGTTATGGCAGAATTTGCTGGTGTTGCTGCAAGTCTTGAAATTTTTCATGTGAACAAACTTATTTCTGTTCCCTTGGCGGCATTATTTGTTTGGATGCTCGTGGTTAAAGGGACATATAAGTCAGTGGAAAAAATATTTTTGACAGCTTGTTTGTTTTATGTGACATATGTTTTTTCTGGATTCATCGCAAAGCCAGAATGGACCGAAGTTCTTAAGCAAACCATAGCTCCTGAGTTTACATTTGATTTTAAATATTCTGTCATGTTAGTCGGTATTATTGGAACAACGATTGCTCCTTGGATGCAGTTTTATTTGCAATCATCAATTGTTGATAAAGGGGTCAGTGTTGAAGAATACAAGCATGTGCGCATGGATGTTGTTGGAGGAAGCATCATCGCTCCAGTGGTTGCTTTTTTTATTGTGGTAGCGTGTGCAGCGACGTTGTTTAAAGCCGGGATTACGATCGAAAGCGCTAAAGATGCGGCAATGGCTCTTGAGCCGTTGGCAGGACAAAATGCAAAATGGTTGTTTGCTTTTGGTCTTTTTAATGCGTCTATTTTTGCAGCGTCTGTTTTGCCGTTATCAACGGCGTATTGTATTTGTGAAGGAATGGGATGGGACACTGGCGTTGATAAGCGTTTTGAAGAAGCGCCTCAATTCTTCGGTCTTTATACAGCTTTGATTATTATTGGTGCTGGCGTTGTTTTGATTCCTAATTTTCCTTTGCTTAAAATTATGTATTTTTCTCAGGTTGGAAACGGCATCTTGCTTCCATTTATTCTGATTTTCATGTTGCTTTTAATTAATGATAAGAAATTGATGGGAGACTTTATTAATAATCGATTCCTAAATATTATCACGTGGATAACGGTTGTATTGATTATTGTGCTAACAGTATTGATGGTTGTTTTTTCTTTGTTGAATCCTGGTCAGTTGATATAA
- a CDS encoding DHH family phosphoesterase, with the protein MNKKEFQKNLKATVKLIRKSQRIILACHMNPDGDAIGSMMGLGLGLAKISKKVIFLCPDAIPARYEALPGVKQVRSQCKDVGDLAITLDCASITQLPRIDRILEKSRYIVEIDHHIYRNQFGDIQLISENASSVGEIVLKLLNCLRIKIDKRIAECLLTSAIVETCSFSGESVSSDTFETCAKLIQTGVDFNKISQRYYWKKNLPAMHLTGLAYLRVKIVKNSNVVWSIIYKEDFKKFNGKQEDVDPVADDILVTGEAKISLFFREIENNMMRVSLRSKGIIDVGRLATTYGGGGHQNVSSCRIHNTKRAIEKLIKKAAQLT; encoded by the coding sequence ATGAATAAAAAAGAATTTCAGAAAAACTTAAAAGCAACAGTGAAATTGATTCGAAAGAGTCAGAGGATTATTTTGGCTTGCCATATGAATCCGGATGGAGATGCGATCGGGTCTATGATGGGATTAGGTCTTGGCTTGGCTAAGATAAGCAAAAAGGTTATTTTTCTTTGCCCAGATGCTATTCCTGCCCGATACGAAGCGCTTCCTGGCGTTAAGCAGGTAAGGAGCCAATGCAAGGATGTGGGAGATTTGGCGATTACTCTTGATTGCGCAAGTATTACGCAGCTGCCTCGCATTGATCGAATTCTTGAGAAATCAAGATATATCGTTGAGATTGACCATCATATTTACCGTAATCAATTTGGTGATATTCAGTTGATTTCAGAAAACGCTTCTTCGGTTGGAGAAATTGTACTTAAGCTTTTGAATTGTTTGAGAATTAAAATAGATAAAAGAATTGCAGAATGTCTTTTGACATCGGCGATCGTTGAAACATGTTCTTTTAGCGGAGAGAGCGTTAGCAGCGATACTTTTGAGACTTGTGCTAAATTGATTCAAACGGGTGTTGATTTTAATAAAATTTCACAACGCTATTATTGGAAAAAGAATTTACCGGCCATGCATTTAACGGGACTTGCTTATTTAAGGGTTAAGATAGTGAAAAACAGCAATGTAGTCTGGTCGATTATTTATAAGGAAGATTTTAAGAAATTTAATGGAAAGCAAGAAGACGTGGATCCTGTGGCTGACGATATTCTCGTGACGGGTGAAGCAAAGATTTCGTTATTTTTTAGAGAAATAGAAAATAACATGATGCGCGTTAGTCTTCGCTCTAAAGGAATAATTGATGTTGGGCGTCTGGCTACAACTTATGGCGGCGGTGGGCATCAAAATGTATCGAGTTGTCGGATTCATAACACAAAGCGAGCAATTGAGAAATTGATAAAAAAAGCGGCACAACTAACGTAG
- a CDS encoding NAD(P)H-hydrate epimerase encodes MKAFATKQVQRLDRIAIEKFGIPSIVLMENAGRLTASEIMQMLKNPKDHFVCVVCGAGNNGGDGFVVARHLISCGYRVKVFLIGSAYKLKNDAAVNYKILKKLKCSIQSVRGLNRDMLKDFKKTTLIVDAIFGVGLSRAISNPFKDIIEAINISKKRVIAVDVPSGLDATTGRTCGACIKAYRTITFAVLKKGLLGFDGLTHAGKIKVVDIGIPKQIEKEILGNGSAVR; translated from the coding sequence ATGAAAGCTTTTGCCACAAAGCAAGTACAGCGTTTAGATAGAATTGCGATTGAAAAATTTGGTATTCCATCGATTGTTTTGATGGAAAATGCAGGACGTTTAACCGCATCTGAAATTATGCAGATGCTTAAAAATCCCAAAGATCATTTTGTTTGTGTTGTTTGTGGTGCGGGTAATAATGGCGGTGATGGATTTGTTGTTGCTCGACATTTGATTAGTTGTGGATATCGCGTAAAGGTATTTTTGATTGGGTCCGCTTACAAGCTTAAGAATGATGCAGCGGTTAATTATAAAATCTTAAAGAAATTAAAATGTTCGATTCAAAGTGTTCGTGGTTTGAATCGCGATATGTTAAAAGATTTTAAGAAAACAACGCTAATTGTGGATGCGATTTTTGGCGTTGGATTAAGCCGAGCGATAAGCAATCCTTTTAAGGACATTATAGAGGCGATTAACATATCAAAAAAACGTGTGATTGCTGTCGACGTTCCTTCTGGATTAGACGCAACGACAGGGCGCACTTGTGGTGCTTGTATCAAAGCATATCGAACTATTACTTTTGCTGTTTTGAAAAAAGGATTATTAGGATTTGATGGTTTGACGCATGCGGGAAAAATTAAGGTTGTTGATATCGGCATCCCAAAGCAAATTGAAAAAGAGATTTTAGGCAATGGTTCAGCTGTCAGATAA
- a CDS encoding PfkB family carbohydrate kinase, which yields MSLLVSGTVALDSIKTPFGLRPRLLGGSASHFCMSASLFTEVSLSGVIGKDFPKKYLKLFESKKINLDSLVYKDGKTFHWNGEYKKGDFNNAVTNATELGVLEGFIPNIVSAHRLIPNVFLANDDPEIQRKVLESMKCPRLVGLDSMNLWIEHKKSSLLKLIKKVDLFVANDAEARALSGEDNLIKAAKALRKLGPKMIIVKKGEHGVLFYSDNLMFSYSAYPIEKVVDPTGAGDTFAGGLMGYLSRAKTLNHQSLKQALCYATILSSFNVEGFGVARTSKLTMAEVNERKKKFIEFISYK from the coding sequence ATGAGTTTATTAGTTTCAGGAACAGTTGCGTTAGATAGCATTAAAACACCTTTTGGGCTTCGACCTCGTTTGTTGGGAGGTTCAGCGTCTCATTTTTGCATGAGCGCATCCTTGTTTACAGAAGTTTCTCTTTCGGGAGTGATTGGAAAAGATTTCCCAAAGAAATATTTGAAGCTATTTGAGTCAAAAAAGATTAATTTAGATTCTTTGGTTTATAAGGATGGAAAAACATTTCATTGGAATGGAGAATACAAAAAAGGAGATTTTAATAACGCAGTGACAAATGCAACTGAGCTCGGTGTCTTGGAAGGCTTTATTCCAAATATTGTTTCAGCGCATAGATTGATCCCAAATGTATTTTTAGCCAATGATGACCCTGAGATTCAAAGAAAAGTTTTAGAGTCGATGAAATGCCCAAGATTAGTTGGGCTGGATAGCATGAATTTGTGGATAGAACATAAAAAGAGTTCTTTGTTGAAACTTATTAAAAAAGTTGATCTATTTGTTGCCAACGATGCTGAAGCAAGAGCATTGTCTGGGGAAGACAATTTAATTAAAGCGGCTAAGGCGTTACGAAAATTGGGACCAAAGATGATTATTGTTAAAAAAGGGGAGCATGGTGTTTTGTTTTATAGTGATAATCTTATGTTTTCTTATTCTGCATATCCTATTGAGAAGGTGGTTGATCCGACGGGCGCAGGAGATACTTTTGCCGGTGGGTTGATGGGATATTTGAGTCGGGCCAAAACACTAAACCATCAATCGCTTAAACAAGCGCTTTGTTATGCAACGATATTGTCATCCTTTAATGTTGAAGGTTTTGGAGTCGCTCGGACATCAAAGTTGACAATGGCAGAAGTCAACGAAAGGAAGAAAAAGTTTATAGAATTCATTTCTTACAAGTAA
- the era gene encoding GTPase Era, producing the protein MSDSVDKDFKAGFVSIVGRPNVGKSTLLNAIVGQKVAIVSRVPQTTRNQIRGIYNEDRGQIVFIDTPGLMRGKDQLDQFMRQSSFGSLGDVDCVIHLVDANKALGEGEQMIMERLAKMKEPLILGLNKVDLKGKRVPEYIEAYQQKLEEKFGDSKKFIILPLSGETGFNIDKLTDLIFDFLPVSPPLYPRDMVSDVPQKIAISDIIREKLLALMRDEIPYSLAVDIVQMERRKNKLFYIEAVILVSESTHKEIVIGKKGQNLKTVGTLAREDLEKILDRRVFLDLNVKVQKKWRDNISVLTDLGYVN; encoded by the coding sequence ATGAGCGATTCTGTTGATAAAGATTTTAAAGCTGGGTTTGTTTCAATTGTCGGGAGGCCTAATGTTGGAAAATCAACATTGCTCAATGCGATTGTTGGACAAAAAGTTGCGATTGTCTCACGCGTTCCTCAGACAACGCGTAATCAAATTCGGGGTATTTATAATGAGGATAGAGGGCAAATTGTTTTTATTGATACGCCTGGGCTTATGCGAGGAAAAGATCAGCTTGACCAATTTATGAGACAGTCTTCATTTGGATCATTGGGAGATGTTGATTGCGTGATTCATCTTGTGGATGCCAACAAAGCTCTAGGGGAGGGCGAGCAAATGATTATGGAGCGTCTTGCTAAAATGAAAGAGCCTTTGATCTTAGGATTAAATAAAGTTGATTTGAAAGGTAAGAGAGTTCCGGAGTATATTGAGGCATATCAACAAAAGCTAGAGGAAAAGTTTGGTGATTCAAAGAAATTTATTATCCTTCCTCTTTCAGGTGAGACAGGATTTAATATCGATAAGTTGACAGATCTTATATTTGATTTTCTACCCGTTAGCCCGCCGCTTTATCCTCGAGATATGGTTTCGGATGTTCCGCAGAAAATTGCTATTTCAGATATTATTCGAGAAAAATTGCTTGCGCTTATGCGAGATGAGATTCCTTATTCGCTTGCGGTTGATATTGTGCAGATGGAGCGAAGAAAAAATAAACTTTTCTATATTGAGGCTGTTATCTTGGTCTCGGAATCAACGCATAAGGAAATTGTGATCGGTAAAAAAGGACAAAACTTAAAAACGGTTGGAACGCTTGCGCGAGAAGATCTTGAAAAGATTTTGGATAGACGTGTTTTTCTTGATTTAAATGTTAAGGTTCAAAAAAAGTGGAGAGACAATATTTCTGTTTTAACAGATTTGGGTTATGTTAATTAA
- a CDS encoding ATP-grasp domain-containing protein produces the protein MIIGLTYDAKEDCPVRQGQPIDFNAELDPPDTINGIIAALESGGHKVKKIGNFRNLLSQIDCLCVDIVFNISEGLVGRNRESQIPMLLELYDIPYIGSDALTLGITLDKMVSKKCFVADNIPTARSLIARSVEDLKDLGGLQFPLMVKPCYEGTSKGITSLSRVENSESLETQVRFVTNQYHQPAIVEEFIKGRECTVVVLGNDEPIPMPIVQYQIDDQLDGDAFYTSEHVRKESVNYICPAQISPELTSRLQELAVKVYKSVGCRDFGRVDFRIDENDNPYVLEINPLPCLARKDTFSFVAKEIGKSFEEMILWVLDEGLKRLKMDKQTIGTCA, from the coding sequence ATGATAATTGGTTTGACATATGATGCAAAAGAAGATTGTCCTGTACGCCAAGGTCAGCCTATTGATTTTAATGCTGAACTAGATCCGCCGGATACGATCAATGGTATTATCGCGGCGCTAGAGTCTGGTGGGCACAAAGTTAAGAAAATAGGAAATTTTAGAAATCTTCTTTCACAGATTGATTGTCTTTGTGTTGACATTGTTTTTAATATTTCTGAAGGGTTGGTTGGAAGAAACAGAGAATCGCAGATTCCAATGTTGCTTGAGCTGTATGATATTCCATATATTGGATCAGATGCGCTAACGCTTGGAATAACGTTGGACAAGATGGTTTCCAAAAAATGCTTTGTTGCTGATAATATTCCAACAGCGCGATCATTGATCGCAAGGTCAGTTGAGGACCTAAAAGATCTTGGAGGCCTTCAGTTTCCTTTGATGGTTAAACCGTGCTATGAAGGAACATCCAAAGGGATTACATCATTATCGCGAGTTGAGAATTCAGAATCACTAGAGACCCAGGTAAGGTTTGTTACCAACCAATATCATCAGCCAGCGATCGTTGAGGAGTTCATCAAAGGAAGAGAGTGCACGGTTGTTGTTTTAGGAAATGATGAGCCTATCCCTATGCCTATTGTGCAATATCAGATTGATGACCAGCTTGATGGAGATGCTTTTTATACTTCTGAGCATGTGCGCAAAGAAAGTGTTAATTATATTTGTCCTGCACAAATAAGCCCAGAGTTGACTTCTCGGCTGCAAGAGCTAGCTGTTAAAGTTTATAAAAGTGTTGGATGCCGCGATTTTGGCCGAGTTGATTTTCGGATTGACGAGAACGACAATCCGTATGTTCTTGAGATTAATCCGTTGCCGTGTTTAGCACGAAAAGATACTTTTTCGTTTGTTGCCAAAGAGATAGGCAAATCGTTTGAAGAAATGATTCTTTGGGTTTTGGACGAAGGACTAAAAAGATTAAAAATGGATAAACAAACAATAGGAACTTGCGCATGA
- a CDS encoding secondary thiamine-phosphate synthase enzyme YjbQ produces the protein MKSYKQELWFSTEQRREYINITDVVQKAIDKSGIKEGLCLVNAMHITSSVFINDDERGLIQDFDDWLEKLAPHEPVSSYRHNTGEDNADGHMKRQIMGREVVVAVTQGRLDFGPWEQIFYGEFDGRRKKRALIKIIGE, from the coding sequence ATGAAAAGTTACAAACAAGAGCTTTGGTTTTCAACGGAACAAAGGCGAGAATATATTAATATTACGGATGTTGTTCAAAAGGCAATTGATAAAAGCGGAATCAAAGAAGGGCTGTGTCTTGTCAATGCCATGCATATCACTTCTAGCGTTTTTATTAATGATGATGAGCGTGGCCTTATTCAGGATTTTGATGATTGGCTTGAAAAGCTTGCTCCGCACGAGCCGGTTTCAAGTTATCGGCACAATACAGGAGAAGATAACGCTGATGGTCATATGAAGCGTCAGATTATGGGGCGAGAAGTGGTTGTGGCTGTGACGCAAGGACGTCTTGATTTTGGCCCGTGGGAGCAGATTTTCTATGGGGAATTTGATGGGCGAAGGAAAAAGAGGGCGTTGATAAAAATTATTGGTGAATAA
- a CDS encoding CBS domain-containing protein: MDLFIFFSEILGRKVIDQNNDCIGTLCDIGMNVGKEVYPKSSYLVVKRGFFGKRFAQVPWEKVYDLSKAFRVSVVKSEIQYQKQRPQYELTLCRDVLDQQVVDTDDQKVVRVNDVSFLKVDNFLYMAHMDVGLRGLARRLGWAKMIDNFLKSFFPNVLYLTKEDFIPWKNTQILTLGRTKNVLRLNIAREKLSQIPPAELAEIMEDLDIFEKYSLFKSFEPLVQQRVFSDLSTSEQEEIIDQMSDEEAGKLLESIPSDDAVDLLLSLPKEKTSVLMRLMGTKKSKKLRELLDFERDSAGGLMTTEYLFLPQNALVKDAMKKIQDNVQSSANIYYIYIVDEKHHLLGFTSLRNFINKDSWIPILDTCYPKNVFVRTDDGMEEIALLLEKYKFSVIPVLDENDVLKGVITIDDVLEELISIAWGKYKEKL, from the coding sequence ATGGACCTTTTTATTTTTTTCTCAGAAATTTTAGGCAGGAAAGTTATTGACCAAAACAATGACTGCATAGGGACTTTGTGTGATATTGGGATGAATGTCGGAAAAGAGGTTTATCCTAAGTCTAGCTATCTTGTTGTTAAAAGAGGTTTTTTTGGCAAACGCTTTGCCCAAGTTCCTTGGGAAAAGGTGTATGATCTAAGCAAGGCGTTTAGGGTTTCTGTTGTAAAAAGTGAGATTCAATATCAGAAGCAACGACCTCAATATGAGCTTACGCTTTGCCGGGATGTTTTAGATCAGCAGGTTGTTGATACGGATGATCAAAAAGTTGTGCGTGTCAATGATGTGAGTTTTTTAAAAGTTGATAATTTTCTTTATATGGCGCATATGGATGTTGGGTTGCGCGGACTTGCTCGACGGTTGGGTTGGGCAAAAATGATCGATAATTTCTTAAAATCATTCTTTCCTAACGTTTTATATTTAACAAAAGAAGATTTTATTCCTTGGAAAAATACACAAATTCTAACGCTTGGGCGCACGAAGAATGTTTTGCGTCTTAATATTGCACGAGAAAAATTATCTCAAATTCCTCCAGCTGAATTAGCCGAGATTATGGAGGATTTGGATATTTTTGAGAAATATTCCTTATTTAAATCATTTGAGCCTCTTGTTCAGCAGCGAGTGTTTTCTGATCTGTCCACTTCTGAACAAGAAGAAATTATTGATCAAATGAGTGATGAGGAGGCAGGAAAACTTCTTGAGAGTATTCCGTCTGATGATGCGGTTGATCTTTTGCTGAGTTTGCCAAAAGAGAAGACTTCTGTTTTGATGCGCTTGATGGGAACAAAGAAATCTAAGAAATTGCGTGAACTTCTAGATTTTGAAAGAGATTCGGCGGGCGGCTTGATGACCACAGAATATTTATTTTTGCCGCAAAATGCATTAGTTAAAGACGCGATGAAAAAAATTCAAGACAATGTGCAATCATCGGCAAATATTTATTATATTTATATTGTTGATGAAAAACATCATTTGCTAGGGTTCACATCATTGCGTAATTTTATTAATAAAGATTCGTGGATACCAATATTAGATACGTGTTATCCAAAAAACGTTTTTGTACGCACAGATGATGGCATGGAAGAAATTGCTCTTCTTTTAGAAAAATATAAGTTTTCCGTGATTCCTGTTTTAGATGAAAACGATGTTTTAAAAGGTGTTATTACCATCGACGATGTTTTAGAAGAGCTAATTTCTATTGCATGGGGTAAATATAAGGAAAAATTATAA